One genomic window of Peromyscus maniculatus bairdii isolate BWxNUB_F1_BW_parent chromosome 2, HU_Pman_BW_mat_3.1, whole genome shotgun sequence includes the following:
- the LOC102913152 gene encoding solute carrier family 7 member 13-like — protein sequence MDKGKQIKLKRDLGYFWGVNFLIINIIGAGIFVSPKGVLEYSCMNVGVSLCIWAACAVLSMTSALCYAEIGIAFPYSGAHYYFIRRCFGPFMAFLNLWTSLFLGPGLTASQALLLAEYGIQPFYPSCSSPNLPKKCLALAVLWIVGILNSRGVKELSWLQTVSTVLKIGILGIISLSGVFMLVRGKKETVGRLQNAFDAEFPEISQITEAVFQGYFAFSGGGCFTFVAGELKKPNKTIPRCIFTALPLITVVYLLANISYLTVLTPREILSTDAVAITWTDRVFPQLTWTVPFVISASLFSNLVINVLESARVSYIAGDQGQLPLMFSTLNVHSSPFVAVLLNVSMGSIAIILTNLIELINYLYFMDSIWTMLSMIGILKLRYQEPNLHRPYKVFLPFTVIAMAISLCLVLIPLVKSPKMHYIYVLLFLLSGLLFYVPLIHFKVKLVWFEKLTCYLQLLFNICIPDVSDKQTSSF from the exons ATGGATAAAGGAAAGCAAATAAAGCTCAAGAGAGACCTTGGATATTTCTGGGGGGTCAATTTtctaattattaatataattgGTGCAGGAATTTTTGTGTCCCCTAAGGGGGTGCTGGAGTACTCTTGCATGAATGTGGGAGTCTCCTTGTGTATTTGGGCTGCCTGTGCGGTGCTGTCCATGACCAGTGCTCTCTGCTATGCAGAGATCGGAATAGCCTTCCCATACAGTGGGGCTCACTACTATTTCATCAGGAGATGCTTTGGCCCTTTCATGGCCTTCTTGAATCTTTGGACCTCCTTGTTTCTGGGCCCAGGGCTAACTGCCAGTCAAGCACTGTTACTCGCCGAGTATGGCATTCAGCCTTTCTATCCCAGCTGTTCTTCTCCGAATCTACCAAAGAAATGCCTTGCCCTGGCAGTGCTGTGGATTGTGGGAATTCTGAATTCTCGTGGTGTGAAAGAGCTGTCATGGCTTCAGACAGTGAGCACCGTGCTGAAGATTGGCATACTGGGCATCATTTCCCTCAGTGGGGTGTTCATGTTGgtgagagggaagaaggagactGTGGGAAGGCTTCAGAATGCTTTCGATGCAGAGTTTCCGGAGATCTCCCAGATAACAGAAGCTGTCTTCCAAGGATACTTTGCATTTTCAGGCGGGGGATGCTTTACATTCGTAGCAG GAGAACTGAAGAAACCCAATAAAACAATTCCTAGATGTATATTTACAGCACTGCCTCTGATAACTGTGGTGTATTTACTGGCTAACATTTCCTACTTGACAGTTCTGACTCCCAGGGAAATCCTCTCAACAG ATGCTGTGGCTATTACATGGACTGACAGAGTTTTTCCACAATTAACATGGACTGTTCCCTTTGTTATTTCTGCCTCATTATTTAGCAACCTTGTGATTAATGTACTTGAGTCAGCAAGAGTGTCATATATTGCAGGTGACCAAGGCCAGCTGCCCTTGATGTTTAGTACCCTTAATGTTCACTCATCCCCCTTCGTAGCTGTGCTTCTAAATGTCAGTATGGGATCCATTGCAATCATCTTAACAAACTTAATTGAACTGATCAACTATCTTTATTTTATGGATTCAATTTGGACTATGTTATCTATGATAGGAATCTTGAAATTGAGGTACCAGGAGCCCAATCTACACAGACCTTATAAG gtATTTTTGCCATTCACAGTCATAGCAATGGCCATCAGCCTGTGCTTGGTCTTGATTCCCCTTGTCAAGTCGCCAAAGATGCATTACATCTATgtgctcctcttccttctcagtgGACTGCTGTTTTACGTGCCATTGATACACTTTAAAGTAaagttggtttggtttgagaAGCTGACCTGCTATCTGCAATTACTGTTTAATATTTGCATCCCTGATGTATCTGATAAACAGACatcctcattttaa